Genomic window (Stenotrophomonas maltophilia):
GGCCACTGAATCGGCAATGGACAACGCCGAGGACACCAGCAGATGGTCGTAGGAACGGTTTGCAGCGCGCTGGCCATACCCGCGCGCCGCGAACAGCAGGGCCACCGCGAACACCGCCAGCAACGCGCCAAGGTAGAGCAGCAGCGTGCGCCGCAGCGAGCCCGGCGCAGCATTCGCGGTACGCGCGTCAACCATCGGCATCGGCGCTGTCATCACTGGCTTCCAGCAGGTAGCCAACGCCGCGCACGGTGGTGATGCGCAGCGGTGCGCCGGCCAGCTTCCTTCTCAGGCGACCCACATACAGCTCGATGGCATTCGGGCCGGCTTCGTCGTCGAAGCCGAACAGGCCATTGCCGATTTCGTCCTTGCCGACCACCTGGCCGAGGCGGCCGACCAGAATCTCCAGCAATCGGTACTCGCGGTTGGGCAGTTCGATCGACTCGCCATCGAGGCTGACGCGGTGCGCGGCATTGTCGAACTGGAACCCGCCAATCTGCACCACTTCGCTGGCCTGGCCACGCGCGCGCCTCAGCAGCACGCGGCAGCGCGCTTCGAACTCGCGGAAATCGAACGGCTTGCCCAGGTAGTCGTCGGCGCCGACGTCCAGCGCCTGCACGCGATCTTCGATGCCATCGCGCGCGGTCAGCATCAGCACCGGCGTGCTGTCGCCGCGCTCGCGCATGCCGGCCAGCACACGCAGGCCATCGAGCTTGGGCAGGCCGATATCCAGCACCACCAGATCGAAACGCTGGTAGCGCAGCACGCTGGCCGCGGCCAGCCCGTCGGCCTGCCAGTCCACGGCATGCCCGCTGCGGCGCATGCGGCGGATGATGGCATCGGCCAGATCCGGATTGTCTTCGACCAGCAGCAGGCGCATGGGCACGGGGGTGGGAGGGGAAACGAATGCTACCGCGTGCAGCGCGATGGCGTGCGCCGGGCATGGCCCGGCGAGCGCTGCGGCAGCAATCTTCGCTGCACCGCACAAACCGTTGACAGGACGATGACAGCTTGCCCGACCCAGACTGCGGCCGCGCACCGTCCGGTGCCCACGATTGCCGCGCGCCTGGCGCGCACCTGGGAGGGTTTGTGGAATTCACGTTTGCCTGGCGGCGTCCTGCCGCCATGATGGCTCTGGCTGCCCTGTCGGCGCCGGCCTTCGCCGCCGAAGACGACCGTCCGGTCACGGCCTCTCTCGGGGGCCGCCTGCACCTGGACTTCGCCACCTTCGACAACGACAACCGCGGTACGCCGAACAAGGACGACACCGAGATCCGTCGCGCCTGGCTGGACGTGTCGGGCAAGTTCTTCGTGGTCGACTACAAGCTGGAAGCCGATTTCTCCGGCGACCGCGTCGAGGCCAAGGATGTGTACCTGGCACGCAGCTTCGGCAAGGCCGGCAAGCTGACCGTGGGCCAGTTCAAGCAGTACTTCTCGCTGGATGACCGCACCAGCTCCAACTACGGCAGCTTCCTGGAGCGAGGCAACGCCGGCACCACGCTGGCGCCGCTGTACCGCCTGGGTGCGTCGTGGCAGGCCAACCCCGGTGACTTCACCTGGGCGGCCAGCATCTACAGCCTGGAAAGCATCGACGCCTGGCAGGTGAAGGGCCGCGCCGCCGGTGGCCGCGTCACCTGGGCACCTTCGCCCCGCGATGGCGACGTGCTGCACCTGGGCCTGTCGCTGGCCCGCGAGGCCTACGACAATCCCGGCGCCAACGGCACCCCGGGCCTGAGCATCCGCCCTCGCCCGGCCGGCCATCTGTCCGATGAAAGCCGCCTGACCCTGGTCAACTTCTCCGCCGGCCGCGATACCGATGTCAACAAGTGGTCGCTGGAATACGCGCAGGTGCGCGGCCCGCTGTCATGGCAGGGCGAATTCAGTGGCGCCACCTTCGATGACGGTGCCCAGCGCGGTGACGTGATGGCCGCCTACGGCATGCTCAGCTGGTTCGTCACCGGCGAGAGCCGCGCCTACGACCGCAAGACGGGCCGCTTCGCGCGGGTGAAGGATATCCGCCACAAGGCCGGTGCCTTCGAAGTGGCATTGCGCTACGACCAGATGTGGGGCGCGCAGCACCTGGACGGTGCGCCGGACCTGCGCCGCGGCAGCACCGAAGCGTGGACGCTGGGTGGCAACTGGTACCTGCGCGACAACCTGCGCTTCATGCTCAACGTGATCGAAAGCCGCAACCGCGACCGCCTGGCCGGGGTCACGGTGGACCGCACGCGCGCGGTCACCGGGCGCCTGCAGTACGACTTCTAGGCCTGATGTTCCGGGCATGCCGCCCGGGCCCCTTCCACTCCCCCACGTCCTGTATTCGCAAGGAGTCCGCAGATGATGCTGAGCATCCTCGGCTTTGGCATGGTCATTACGTTCATGTACTTGATCATGAGCAAACGCCTGTCGCCGCTCGTCGCCCTGATCACCATCCCCATCCTGTTCGCGCTGATCGGCGGCTTCGGCGCCAACATCGACGAGATGATGCTGGAGGGCATCAAGAAGATCGCGCCCACCGGCGTGATGCTGATGTTCGCCATCCTCTACTTCGGGGTGATGATCGACGCCGGCCTGTTCGATCCGCTGGTGCGGGTGATCCTGCGCTTCGTCAAGGGCGACCCGATGAAGATCGTGCTCGGCACGGCCGTGCTGGCCATGCTGATCTCGCTCGATGGCGACGGCTCGACCACCTACATGATCACCGTCTCGGCCATGCTGCCGCTGTACCAGCGGCTGGGCATGAACGCGCTGAACATGACCTGCGTGACCATCCTCGCCGGTGGCGTGATGAACCTGACGCCCTGGGGCGGCCCGACGGCGCGCGCAGCCACCGCGCTGCACGTGGACCCGGCCGATGTGTTCGTGCCGCTCATCCCGTCGATGGTCATCGCCTGCGCAGGCGTGCTGCTGCTGGCGTGGTACCTGGGCATGAAGGAGCGCCGCCGCCTGGGGGTGGTGACCCTGCCGCAGGGTGGCAGCTGGATGGACAGCAGCGTGTCCGATGATGGCAGCGCGCTGCCCACCGTCGAAGACGCCGAAGACATCAAGCGCCCGCGCCTGCTGTGGGTGAACCTGGTACTGACCCTGGCCCTGATGGCCGCGCTGATCTTGGGCGTGCTGCCGATGCCGGTGCTGTTCATGGTCGGCTTCGCCATCGCACTGGTGATCAACTACCCCAACCTGGCCGAGCAGCGCCGCCGCGTGGTCAATCATGCCGGCAACGTGCTGTCGGTCGTGGCGCTGATCTTCGCCGCGGGCATCTTCACCGGCATCCTCAACAACACCGGCATGGTGGAGGCGATGTCGCACAGCTTCCTGGCGATCATCCCCGAATCGTGGGGCCCGTACCTGGCGGTGATCACCGCGCTGGCGTCCATGCCCTTCACCTTCTTCATGTCCAACGACGCCTTCTACTTCGGCGTGCTGCCCATCCTGTCCGAGGCGGCCGGCAACTACGGCATCACCCCGGTGGAAATGGCGCGCGCGTCGCTCGCCGGCCAGCCGGTGCACCTGCTCAGCCCGCTGGTGCCATCCACCTACCTGCTGGTGGGGCTGGCCAAGGTGGAATTCGCCGACCACCAGAAGTTCACCCTGAAGTGGGCGGTGGCCATTTCGCTGCTGCTGATGGCCGGCGGCCTGCTGTTCGGCCTGTATCCCTTCTTCGCTGCCTGACCCCTTCCAAGGAGCGTTCCGCCATGACCCTTCGTATTGCATACGTCACCAGCGGCATGGGCAGCGTGGGTACTGCCATCTGCCAGAGCCTGGCCCGTGCCGGCCACACCGTGGTGGCCGGCTGCGCCCCCAACTCGCCGCGCAAGGCCGGCTGGCTGCGCGAACAGCGCGAACTGGGCTTTGATTTAATCGCCTCCGAAGGCAACGCCACCGACTGGGCCTCCACCAGCGCGGCCTTCGCCAAGGTGCGTGCCGAAGTGGGCGAGATCGACGTGCTGGTCAACAACTCCGGCGGCAGCCGCGACCTGCTGTTCCGGCAGATGACGGCCGATGACTGGAACGCGGTCATCGCCTCCAACCTCAATGCGCTGTTCAACCTGACCAAGCAGGTGGTGGACGGCATGGCCACCCGCGGCTGGGGCCGCATCATCAACATCGGCTCGGTGAGCGCGCACAAGGGACAGATCGGCCAGGTGAACTACGCCACCGCCAAGGCAGCCATGCATGGCTTCAGCCGTGCGCTGGCCGCGGAAGTGGCCTCGCGCGGGGTCACCGTCAACACGCTGTCGCCGGGCTACATCGCCAGCCAGGCGATCAGCAGCTTCCCGCCGGATGTGCTGGACCGGCTGGCCGCCTCGGTACCGGTGCGCCGCCTGGGTCGCCCCGAGGAAGTGGCCGGCCTGTGCGCCTGGCTGGCCTCGGACGAAGCCTCGTACGTGACCGGCGCCGACTATCCGGTCAACGGTGGCCTGTACATGGGGTAAGCCCCCGTCCACGCAGTACGTGGACCGCCTCCCCCACGGAGTGCGCGGGGCCGGTGAACCTTCGCTTGCGAGGGGGATCCGGCCCCTTTTGTTTCTGCATTTTCGGGACGCATTGCCCGATACATCGGCAGAACCGGTGTTATACCTGCCAACGCTCGCTGAGCCCGATGGATGAACGGCCGGAATCGCGGATCAAGGAGGTTGGCATGCGTGCATTGCTGATTGCGCTTCTTGTGGTCGTCACCCCGCCACTGGCGGCCGCTCCACCTGCCGCCACTGCGGAAGAGGCGGATGCAACCTGGCGGCTCGTGGAGCGCTGGTCCTTGCAGCTGGCACGCTCTGACCTTGTCGCGCAGCTATCGCCACTGGCTCCGGCCGGCTCGCGTTCGGAAGCAAGAAGGGGCCGGGGCGACAGCGCCACCATCGATCTGGCGCCATTCGTGGTTGCCGGGAGGATCAAGGGGCCTTCTGGCCAGATCCACACCGATGCGTCCGGACGAATCATCAAAGGCATTACGCTGTCGCTGGGCGGCGCCTGCATCTCGCGAAAGCAGATGGGTCGTCGCTACCCCGACTTCAACGTCCTTTCCGTGCCGTCAGGGCATAGTCTGGACGAGTCGACGGTGTTCGGCACGGTAGAGAACGGCATCCAGATCGGGTTCTCATTCTCCGAACATGACCGTGACTGCATGGACCAGCTCAAATTGAGCTGGCCAGGGGAGCGCTTCTGATTCCCACCGACATACCACCATGACGAACAGGTTGCAGGACGCACTCCACTGCCCTGCACCGTTCGTTGGTTTTTCGTAAAGAAGGTTTCATGTTCCGTTCGCATAGTGGCCATGCACCGCGCATCCGTGCCGGTGACCACCCCCAATGCAACGGACCACCATGCAGACCCGACACCTGACGATCGCCGTGGCGATCGCGCTTTCCGCCGCCGCCAGCGCACATGCCGCCTCCGCCGCCGATACCGGCGCCAGCACCGATGCCGCGCTGAGCGCGCAGACGCTGGATACCGTCTCCGTGATCGGCCAGGGCGAGACCCGCCAGGTGCAGCGCATCACCGCCGTCGACAAGCAGGTACTGCCGCCGGGTACCAGCGGCCAGAAGATTCTTGATCGTCTGCCGGGCGTGTCGGTGCAGTCCAATGATGCCTTCGGTGCCAACGAGGAGTCGCAGACCATCAGCCTGCGCGGCTTCGACAAGAGCCGCCTCGGCTACACGCTGGACGGCATTCCGCTGGGCGACAACAGCTATGGCAACTACAACGGCCTGAGCATCGCCCGCGCGATCATCGCCGAGAACCTGGCCGGTGCCGAGCTGTCACAGGGCATCGGTTCGCTGGGCGTGGCCTCGACCAGCAACCTGGGCGGCACCATCCAGTACTTCTCGATGGACCCGTCGACCGAATTCGGCGGCCGCGCCAGCGTCACCGTCGGCGACGACAGCCAGCGCCGTGGCTACCTGCGCGTGGATACCGGCGACATCAATGGCTTCTCGGCCTACGTGTCCGGCGTGCACCAGGACCAGGACATGTGGGCCGCGCCGTACCAGAACCAGACCACCCGCCAGTTCAACGCCAAAGCGGTGTGGAACGTGGGCGACCATCGTTTCGGTGCGTTCGTGGCCACCTCGCGCGCCAGCCAGGCCAACTACGCCTATCTGTCCAAGGACATGCTGGCACGCGGCCTGGGTTATGACTGGAACATCTATGCACCGGACTGGGATCGCGCCGTCGCCGCCGCGTATTGCGCGCCCGGTACCTTCAATGCTTCGAAGTGCAAATTCAGTGGCAATGTCCGCAGCATCGACGACGCCTACTACCAGAGCCGCGCACTGCGTGACGACAATCTGTACTCGGTGGATGCCGACCTGCGCCTGGGCGAGCAGGGCCGCCTGAAGCTGCTGGCCTACCACCACGACAACCGTGGCCAGGGTCACTGGTGGGCGCCGGGCCAGCCGTCCTACCCGGGCACCGACAAGATGTTGCCGATCTCGATCCGCAGCACCAACTACACGATCAACCGCGACGGCCTGACCGCCGCGCTGTCGTGGACGGTGGGCATCCACGAACTGGAAGCCGGCCTGTGGTTCGAGCAGAACGACCACAACGTGTCGCGCAACTTCTACTACATCAGTGGCCCGTTCCTGGACGACCTGTACCTGAAGAACCCGGACCGCCTGCTGTTCAACCAGGACTTCGACATCCGCACGCGCCAGTTCTACGTGCAGGACCGCATGCGCTTCCTGGACCAGCGCCTGACCGTGGATGTGGGCATCAAGAGCCCGAATACCCGCATGCGCGCCACCGCCCAGCCGGGCGTGGAAACCAGCATCGCCTCGGG
Coding sequences:
- a CDS encoding OprO/OprP family phosphate-selective porin, with the translated sequence MMALAALSAPAFAAEDDRPVTASLGGRLHLDFATFDNDNRGTPNKDDTEIRRAWLDVSGKFFVVDYKLEADFSGDRVEAKDVYLARSFGKAGKLTVGQFKQYFSLDDRTSSNYGSFLERGNAGTTLAPLYRLGASWQANPGDFTWAASIYSLESIDAWQVKGRAAGGRVTWAPSPRDGDVLHLGLSLAREAYDNPGANGTPGLSIRPRPAGHLSDESRLTLVNFSAGRDTDVNKWSLEYAQVRGPLSWQGEFSGATFDDGAQRGDVMAAYGMLSWFVTGESRAYDRKTGRFARVKDIRHKAGAFEVALRYDQMWGAQHLDGAPDLRRGSTEAWTLGGNWYLRDNLRFMLNVIESRNRDRLAGVTVDRTRAVTGRLQYDF
- the phbB gene encoding acetoacetyl-CoA reductase — protein: MTLRIAYVTSGMGSVGTAICQSLARAGHTVVAGCAPNSPRKAGWLREQRELGFDLIASEGNATDWASTSAAFAKVRAEVGEIDVLVNNSGGSRDLLFRQMTADDWNAVIASNLNALFNLTKQVVDGMATRGWGRIINIGSVSAHKGQIGQVNYATAKAAMHGFSRALAAEVASRGVTVNTLSPGYIASQAISSFPPDVLDRLAASVPVRRLGRPEEVAGLCAWLASDEASYVTGADYPVNGGLYMG
- a CDS encoding response regulator transcription factor, with translation MRLLLVEDNPDLADAIIRRMRRSGHAVDWQADGLAAASVLRYQRFDLVVLDIGLPKLDGLRVLAGMRERGDSTPVLMLTARDGIEDRVQALDVGADDYLGKPFDFREFEARCRVLLRRARGQASEVVQIGGFQFDNAAHRVSLDGESIELPNREYRLLEILVGRLGQVVGKDEIGNGLFGFDDEAGPNAIELYVGRLRRKLAGAPLRITTVRGVGYLLEASDDSADADG
- a CDS encoding TonB-dependent receptor, with protein sequence MQTRHLTIAVAIALSAAASAHAASAADTGASTDAALSAQTLDTVSVIGQGETRQVQRITAVDKQVLPPGTSGQKILDRLPGVSVQSNDAFGANEESQTISLRGFDKSRLGYTLDGIPLGDNSYGNYNGLSIARAIIAENLAGAELSQGIGSLGVASTSNLGGTIQYFSMDPSTEFGGRASVTVGDDSQRRGYLRVDTGDINGFSAYVSGVHQDQDMWAAPYQNQTTRQFNAKAVWNVGDHRFGAFVATSRASQANYAYLSKDMLARGLGYDWNIYAPDWDRAVAAAYCAPGTFNASKCKFSGNVRSIDDAYYQSRALRDDNLYSVDADLRLGEQGRLKLLAYHHDNRGQGHWWAPGQPSYPGTDKMLPISIRSTNYTINRDGLTAALSWTVGIHELEAGLWFEQNDHNVSRNFYYISGPFLDDLYLKNPDRLLFNQDFDIRTRQFYVQDRMRFLDQRLTVDVGIKSPNTRMRATAQPGVETSIASGTLTAKKSVLPQLGLGFKLNANNELFASYAENIAAFVGGGSGGPLQVSPESFAASAGLEPEKSKSLEAGFRTFGEKYQASIAAYNVKFDNRLLSLNPCSSIEVGTRPECVTRFINVGSVKSHGAELTFILKPIDGLQWYNALSWNKTTYEDDYLSGGAVVPVAGKITVDTPQRMASSEISWNRDGFFASLRAKYTGKRYYTYTNDQSVPGVTTFDAGAGYDFGPGLGLRNVRVSLNATNLTNKRYAGQLSSFAPTDPEGKRYAIHASAPRQLFMTVAAEF
- a CDS encoding CitMHS family transporter gives rise to the protein MLSILGFGMVITFMYLIMSKRLSPLVALITIPILFALIGGFGANIDEMMLEGIKKIAPTGVMLMFAILYFGVMIDAGLFDPLVRVILRFVKGDPMKIVLGTAVLAMLISLDGDGSTTYMITVSAMLPLYQRLGMNALNMTCVTILAGGVMNLTPWGGPTARAATALHVDPADVFVPLIPSMVIACAGVLLLAWYLGMKERRRLGVVTLPQGGSWMDSSVSDDGSALPTVEDAEDIKRPRLLWVNLVLTLALMAALILGVLPMPVLFMVGFAIALVINYPNLAEQRRRVVNHAGNVLSVVALIFAAGIFTGILNNTGMVEAMSHSFLAIIPESWGPYLAVITALASMPFTFFMSNDAFYFGVLPILSEAAGNYGITPVEMARASLAGQPVHLLSPLVPSTYLLVGLAKVEFADHQKFTLKWAVAISLLLMAGGLLFGLYPFFAA